One region of Nitrospira sp. genomic DNA includes:
- a CDS encoding carboxymuconolactone decarboxylase family protein — protein sequence MDCYYHSKDLGKFGDMGKGNPVLWEKFMSYYSAVFAEGALTEREKALIALGVAHAVQCPYCIDAYTQACLEKGSNTEEMTEAVHVACAIRGGASLVHGVQMRNVAEKLSM from the coding sequence TCGGCAAATTCGGAGACATGGGGAAAGGCAACCCGGTCTTGTGGGAAAAGTTCATGAGTTATTACAGCGCCGTCTTCGCGGAAGGGGCGCTCACGGAACGGGAAAAGGCGCTGATCGCGCTCGGCGTGGCCCATGCCGTGCAATGCCCGTACTGCATCGATGCATACACACAGGCCTGCCTGGAAAAGGGATCGAATACCGAAGAAATGACCGAAGCGGTCCACGTGGCCTGCGCCATTCGCGGTGGCGCATCACTCGTGCACGGGGTACAGATGCGAAACGTCGCTGAGAAGCTGTCCATGTAG
- a CDS encoding 4a-hydroxytetrahydrobiopterin dehydratase: MSLADNKCIPCRGGVPPLPADRTQTLLQELGRGWALNAQGHLERLYTFKDFAQSLAFANKVGAVAEAEGHHPDLYVAWGKCKVEIWTHKINGLTESDFYLAAKADREFEPFRAGT; encoded by the coding sequence ATGAGTCTGGCCGACAATAAATGTATTCCCTGTCGAGGCGGAGTCCCTCCCCTCCCCGCCGATCGTACACAGACCTTGTTGCAAGAGTTGGGGCGTGGGTGGGCGTTGAACGCCCAAGGCCATCTCGAGCGGCTGTATACATTCAAGGATTTTGCGCAGTCGCTGGCCTTTGCGAACAAGGTCGGCGCAGTGGCCGAGGCCGAGGGGCATCATCCGGATCTGTACGTGGCCTGGGGCAAGTGCAAGGTGGAGATTTGGACGCACAAAATCAATGGGCTCACGGAGAGCGATTTTTACCTGGCTGCCAAAGCGGATCGAGAGTTTGAACCGTTCCGGGCGGGGACCTAA
- a CDS encoding RiPP maturation radical SAM protein 1 translates to MSSSQAQVALVNMPFSFSKYPSIQLGTLSALLKAKGIGVDCHHLNVRFAHKIGIPLYESICEKRALFGEWLFSYLLFRDNPKRAEYPRVFKPVFEQIARESGQPISFFEEMATRTAPQFLTGAMTGIDWGQYKIVGFTSTFDQNVASLTMAKLIKDLYPDVKIVFGGANYDGEMGLEYFRAFPFIDHVVVGEGEVTFPALVTHILSGSNGPCPKGVTYREQGDIRCEPNTALFTEFAQTGPPDYDDYYHLLAELGTEASRGLDRILLYEGSRGCWWGEKHHCTFCGLNAQSMKFRAKSSEQVAREMAYLSSRYDTTRFRLVDNIIDMKYVENLFGRFAAEHCDLDVFIETKSNLQKSQIRTLAVGGVKCMQPGLESLSLSQLKAMDKGVTPMQNIICLKWSCYYRVSVSWNILLGFPGETNEDYRRQIDLLPSLFHLQAPEATGKFWLQRFSPYFTRPHEYGVRITGPGTAYEYVYDAARVDLRKIAYDFEYELDDWPVDPHVYQELTGLVEEWQRLARSSDRPFLYYSKAMEYVTIYDGRNPQMPTRQRYDWPAAGIIEACNEAAKSRDQIRAALNDATRDRVCSEDELTEALGILTSRRILYEERGKYFTLAIPEHPYH, encoded by the coding sequence ATGAGTAGCTCTCAGGCCCAGGTGGCGCTCGTCAACATGCCCTTCAGCTTTTCGAAGTATCCCTCCATCCAGTTGGGCACGCTGTCGGCGCTGTTGAAAGCGAAGGGTATCGGGGTCGATTGCCATCACCTCAATGTGCGATTCGCGCACAAGATCGGGATTCCTCTCTACGAATCGATTTGCGAGAAACGCGCGCTGTTCGGCGAGTGGCTCTTCTCCTATCTGCTGTTTCGCGACAACCCCAAACGGGCTGAGTATCCGCGGGTGTTCAAGCCGGTGTTTGAGCAGATTGCCCGGGAGAGCGGCCAGCCGATTTCGTTCTTCGAGGAGATGGCCACGCGGACCGCGCCGCAATTCCTGACCGGAGCCATGACCGGCATCGATTGGGGCCAGTACAAGATCGTGGGGTTCACGTCCACGTTTGATCAAAACGTGGCCAGCCTGACGATGGCGAAGCTCATCAAGGATTTGTATCCGGACGTGAAGATCGTGTTCGGTGGCGCCAACTATGACGGCGAGATGGGGCTGGAATATTTTCGCGCCTTTCCGTTCATCGACCATGTAGTCGTGGGTGAAGGTGAGGTGACATTCCCCGCATTGGTGACCCATATCTTGAGCGGATCGAACGGACCCTGCCCGAAAGGCGTGACGTATCGGGAGCAGGGCGACATTCGATGTGAGCCGAATACTGCGCTCTTTACGGAGTTCGCGCAGACCGGCCCGCCGGACTACGACGACTACTATCACCTGCTGGCCGAGCTCGGCACCGAGGCGTCGCGCGGGCTGGATCGTATTCTGTTGTATGAGGGCTCACGCGGTTGTTGGTGGGGCGAGAAGCACCATTGCACCTTCTGCGGGCTGAATGCGCAGAGCATGAAATTCCGGGCGAAGTCGTCTGAACAGGTCGCTCGCGAGATGGCGTATCTGTCGAGTCGCTACGATACGACACGGTTCCGGCTGGTGGACAACATCATCGATATGAAATATGTCGAGAACCTGTTCGGCCGGTTTGCCGCCGAGCACTGCGATCTGGATGTGTTTATCGAAACCAAGAGCAATCTGCAGAAGAGCCAGATCCGGACGCTGGCCGTGGGGGGCGTGAAGTGCATGCAGCCCGGCTTGGAAAGCCTCAGTCTCTCGCAGTTGAAAGCGATGGACAAGGGCGTAACGCCCATGCAGAACATCATTTGCCTCAAGTGGAGTTGTTACTACCGAGTGTCGGTATCCTGGAATATTCTGCTCGGCTTTCCCGGCGAGACGAATGAAGACTATCGGCGGCAGATCGATCTTCTGCCGTCCCTGTTCCATTTGCAGGCGCCGGAAGCGACCGGGAAGTTCTGGTTGCAACGGTTCAGTCCCTACTTTACGAGACCGCATGAGTACGGCGTGCGCATCACGGGTCCGGGGACAGCCTATGAGTATGTGTATGATGCGGCGCGCGTCGATCTGCGCAAGATCGCCTATGATTTCGAGTATGAACTCGACGACTGGCCGGTGGATCCCCATGTCTATCAGGAATTGACCGGTTTGGTGGAGGAATGGCAGCGGCTGGCGCGCAGCAGCGACCGGCCGTTTTTGTATTACTCCAAGGCCATGGAGTATGTCACGATCTACGATGGTCGTAATCCACAAATGCCCACGAGGCAACGGTACGACTGGCCGGCGGCGGGCATCATCGAGGCCTGCAACGAGGCTGCGAAAAGTCGGGATCAGATTCGCGCAGCGCTGAACGACGCAACGCGTGACAGGGTATGTTCGGAAGATGAGCTGACAGAGGCGCTGGGCATCTTAACGAGTCGTCGTATTCTGTACGAAGAGCGCGGGAAGTATTTTACGCTGGCGATCCCCGAGCACCCCTACCACTGA
- a CDS encoding CBS domain-containing protein: protein MLVQDVMSTGVVTARRNESVRSVVTKMLSRHCGAIPVVEDGELLIGMVTLRDVLIPLYPNYGEYIHDNVHSRDFVEMEEGYADVLTQRVEEVMSLNPLTVTPRTPVLEAASYMGLKNFRRIPVVEKGTLVGMVSLGDINRGLFFERGHAVMDERRVAQPSGR, encoded by the coding sequence ATGCTTGTCCAGGATGTCATGTCTACCGGGGTGGTCACGGCCAGGAGAAATGAGTCGGTCCGTAGCGTGGTCACCAAGATGCTGAGTCGTCATTGCGGTGCCATTCCGGTCGTCGAGGACGGCGAGCTCTTGATCGGCATGGTGACGTTGCGCGATGTTTTGATTCCGCTCTATCCCAATTACGGCGAATATATTCATGACAATGTGCACAGCCGGGATTTTGTCGAGATGGAGGAAGGGTACGCGGATGTCCTCACTCAACGAGTCGAGGAGGTCATGAGCCTGAATCCGCTGACGGTGACGCCACGGACCCCGGTGCTTGAGGCCGCGTCCTATATGGGCCTGAAGAATTTTCGCCGGATTCCGGTGGTCGAAAAGGGGACATTGGTCGGGATGGTCAGCCTGGGCGACATCAATCGAGGGCTCTTTTTCGAACGGGGGCATGCCGTGATGGATGAACGCAGGGTCGCGCAACCGTCAGGGCGATAG
- a CDS encoding mechanosensitive ion channel family protein: MIRLGVRRVAYLLSDPAASTLLIRLGQVVVYTLAVILYFNAIPQLHSVGTALLASAGVASILFGLAAQTTLSNLVVRLRLAVLSALRGGNRVQLSAPTGLETGVIDEMTMGYILVKTVDDRHIVVPNSVAAQQIVVKLRAS; the protein is encoded by the coding sequence ATGATCCGGTTGGGCGTGCGCCGGGTGGCGTATCTTCTGAGCGATCCGGCGGCATCGACGCTGCTGATCAGGTTGGGGCAAGTGGTGGTCTATACCCTGGCGGTCATTCTCTACTTCAACGCGATCCCACAACTGCACTCCGTGGGGACGGCGTTGCTGGCGAGTGCCGGTGTGGCGTCGATCCTCTTCGGTTTGGCGGCGCAGACCACCCTCAGCAACTTGGTTGTCCGGCTTCGCCTTGCTGTTCTATCAGCCCTTCGAGGGGGCAATCGTGTGCAACTGTCTGCACCGACCGGACTCGAAACCGGCGTGATCGATGAGATGACCATGGGCTATATTTTGGTGAAGACGGTCGATGACCGCCATATCGTGGTGCCGAATAGCGTCGCTGCCCAGCAGATCGTGGTGAAGCTCCGTGCATCTTAA
- a CDS encoding glycerophosphoryl diester phosphodiesterase, which translates to MQPVDAGSGRALSQGISREVAIATVLRIGHRGAAGHAPENTLAAIWKARSFHADLIEIDLRATSDGHLVLLHDDTIDRTTNKSGHVSEMSLEQIQRLDAGNWQRVPTLEEALDVAGRAVGMILELKVEGIGNEACAIVKRTGFPGPLIYASFLMPELQRVRHTDPDAKIMVLQHRRLPPDPVADVVALDASHVGLHFSTVTPILLQTYHNLGRQVFVYTVNEPQDIQRMRNLGVDGIISDFPDRI; encoded by the coding sequence CTGCAACCGGTCGACGCAGGATCGGGGAGGGCCCTCTCCCAGGGCATCTCACGCGAGGTCGCTATCGCCACCGTCCTTCGCATCGGTCATCGGGGAGCCGCCGGCCACGCCCCCGAGAACACCCTCGCCGCTATTTGGAAAGCCCGCTCGTTTCACGCAGATCTCATCGAAATCGATCTCCGCGCAACCAGCGACGGTCATCTTGTATTGCTGCACGACGACACCATCGACCGCACCACCAACAAGAGCGGACACGTGTCCGAGATGTCGCTCGAGCAGATACAACGGCTCGATGCGGGGAACTGGCAGCGTGTCCCCACGCTGGAGGAAGCCTTGGACGTGGCGGGGCGCGCCGTCGGGATGATTCTCGAACTCAAAGTGGAGGGAATCGGCAACGAGGCCTGCGCGATCGTCAAGCGCACCGGCTTCCCCGGACCGTTGATCTACGCGTCGTTTCTGATGCCGGAGCTGCAGCGCGTACGGCACACCGATCCCGACGCGAAGATCATGGTCTTGCAGCACCGCCGGCTGCCGCCGGACCCTGTGGCGGATGTCGTCGCGTTGGATGCCTCCCATGTCGGGCTCCACTTTTCGACGGTCACACCCATCTTGCTGCAGACGTACCACAACCTCGGACGACAGGTCTTCGTGTACACCGTGAATGAACCGCAGGACATCCAACGCATGCGCAACCTGGGCGTGGACGGCATCATTTCCGACTTTCCGGACCGCATCTGA